One window from the genome of Amycolatopsis sp. NBC_01480 encodes:
- a CDS encoding asparaginase, whose translation MTPAHVPLVHLLRDGMVEGVHHGSVVALAPDGSTLFEAGDPDSPMYPRSTAKPLQAVAMARLGLRLDAAGFAIASASHSGEARHLQAAAAVLAGHGISPDELRNPEDYPFDPVERDAWVADGRKPSRLAHNCSGKHAAMLATCRENGWPADGYLGPGHPLQQAIRATIEELTGQPVSRVAVDGCGAPLFALSLRGLAKAASQIATATPGTPDFLVAQGIRQHPDLVAGSRRDVTALMRAVPGLIAKDGFEAVQLAALPDGTAVALKIADGGDRARPPVLAAALARCGVDAELLQPLTSDVLRVTEHLRAA comes from the coding sequence GTGACGCCCGCGCACGTGCCGCTGGTCCACCTGCTGCGCGACGGCATGGTCGAGGGCGTCCACCACGGCTCCGTGGTGGCGCTCGCGCCGGATGGCTCGACGTTGTTCGAGGCGGGCGACCCGGATTCCCCGATGTACCCGCGCTCCACCGCGAAACCGCTGCAGGCCGTCGCGATGGCACGGCTCGGGCTGCGGCTCGACGCGGCCGGTTTCGCGATCGCCTCGGCCAGCCACTCCGGCGAGGCCCGGCACCTGCAGGCCGCGGCCGCCGTGCTGGCCGGGCACGGCATCTCGCCGGACGAGCTGCGCAACCCCGAGGACTACCCGTTCGACCCCGTCGAGCGTGACGCCTGGGTCGCCGACGGCCGCAAGCCGAGCCGGCTGGCGCACAACTGCTCCGGCAAGCACGCCGCGATGCTGGCCACCTGCCGGGAGAACGGCTGGCCCGCCGACGGGTACCTCGGCCCGGGCCACCCCCTGCAGCAGGCGATCCGCGCGACGATCGAGGAATTGACCGGACAGCCGGTGTCGCGTGTAGCCGTCGACGGTTGCGGCGCGCCACTGTTCGCGCTCTCGCTGCGAGGCCTCGCGAAGGCCGCGTCGCAGATCGCGACCGCCACCCCGGGAACGCCAGACTTCCTTGTTGCCCAAGGAATCCGGCAGCACCCCGACCTCGTGGCCGGTTCCCGTCGTGACGTCACGGCGCTGATGCGCGCCGTGCCGGGTCTGATCGCGAAGGACGGCTTCGAGGCGGTGCAGCTGGCCGCGCTGCCGGACGGTACGGCCGTCGCGCTGAAGATCGCCGACGGCGGGGATCGCGCCCGGCCGCCGGTGCTCGCCGCCGCGCTCGCGCGGTGCGGGGTGGACGCGGAGCTGCTCCAACCGCTCACCAGCGACGTCCTGCGAGTCACCGAACACCTGCGCGCGGCCTGA
- a CDS encoding amino acid permease, whose translation MSEQTLQPTEGGSGHRDAGDAGYNKALKSRHINMIAIGGAIGTGLFLGAGGRLAQAGPALAIVYAVCGLFAFFVVRALGELILHRPSSGAFVSYAREFMGEKGAYVAGWMHFLNWSTTGIADITAIALYAHFWSFFTPVPQWVLALIALAVVLTLNLVSVRLFGEMEFWFAIVKVAALVLFMVIGIVLLVTQHPVDGLAPGPQLIASHGGIFPAGVLPMVLIVQGVVFAYASVELVGVAAGETENPRKIMPKAINSIMWRILVFYVGSVVLLAMLMPWSSYSADQSPFVTVLSHLGVPAADSVMNLVVLTAAMSSLNSGLYSTGRILRSMSMAGSAPKFTGVMNRNQVPYGGILLTASVCVLGVALNYLVPKDAFEIVLNFAAIGILGTWAIIVLSHLLFVRKAKRGEVTRPSYRLPFSPYTEIVTLLFLVVVVVLMGFDHTGRITLLALPVIAAALVAGWFCVRKRIDMSAFEKAES comes from the coding sequence GTGAGCGAACAGACCCTGCAGCCCACCGAGGGCGGAAGCGGGCACCGAGACGCGGGCGACGCGGGCTACAACAAGGCCCTGAAGTCCCGGCACATCAACATGATCGCCATCGGCGGCGCGATCGGGACCGGCCTGTTCCTCGGCGCGGGCGGGCGGCTGGCGCAGGCCGGCCCGGCGCTGGCCATCGTCTACGCCGTGTGCGGGCTGTTCGCGTTTTTCGTGGTGCGCGCGCTCGGCGAGCTGATCCTGCACCGGCCCTCCTCGGGCGCGTTCGTCTCGTACGCGCGGGAGTTCATGGGCGAAAAGGGCGCGTACGTCGCCGGCTGGATGCACTTCCTGAACTGGTCGACCACCGGCATCGCGGACATCACCGCAATCGCGCTGTACGCGCACTTCTGGTCGTTTTTCACGCCCGTGCCGCAGTGGGTGCTGGCGCTGATCGCGCTCGCCGTGGTGCTGACGCTGAACCTGGTCTCGGTGAGGCTGTTCGGCGAGATGGAGTTCTGGTTCGCCATCGTCAAGGTGGCCGCGCTGGTGCTCTTCATGGTCATCGGCATCGTGCTACTGGTGACCCAGCACCCGGTCGACGGCCTCGCGCCCGGCCCCCAGCTGATCGCCTCCCACGGCGGGATCTTCCCGGCCGGCGTGCTGCCGATGGTCCTGATCGTGCAGGGCGTGGTGTTCGCGTACGCCTCGGTCGAGCTGGTCGGCGTCGCGGCGGGCGAGACGGAGAACCCGCGGAAGATCATGCCCAAGGCGATCAACTCGATCATGTGGCGGATCCTGGTGTTCTACGTCGGCTCGGTGGTGCTGCTGGCGATGCTGATGCCGTGGAGCTCCTACTCCGCCGATCAGAGCCCGTTCGTCACGGTGCTCTCGCACCTCGGCGTGCCGGCGGCGGACAGCGTGATGAACCTGGTGGTGCTGACCGCGGCGATGTCGAGCCTGAACTCCGGGCTGTACTCGACCGGCCGCATCCTGCGCTCGATGTCGATGGCCGGCTCGGCACCGAAGTTCACCGGCGTGATGAACCGCAACCAGGTGCCCTACGGCGGCATCCTGCTCACCGCGTCGGTCTGCGTGCTCGGCGTGGCGCTGAACTACCTGGTGCCGAAGGACGCGTTCGAGATCGTGCTGAACTTCGCCGCGATCGGCATCCTCGGCACCTGGGCCATCATCGTGCTCAGCCACCTGCTGTTCGTCCGGAAGGCCAAGCGCGGCGAGGTGACGCGGCCGTCGTACCGGCTGCCCTTCTCGCCGTACACCGAGATCGTGACGCTGCTGTTCCTGGTGGTCGTGGTGGTGCTGATGGGCTTCGACCACACCGGGCGGATCACGCTGCTGGCGCTGCCGGTGATCGCCGCCGCGCTGGTCGCCGGCTGGTTCTGCGTGCGCAAGCGGATCGACATGAGCGCGTTCGAAAAGGCCGAGTCGTGA